In Deltaproteobacteria bacterium, one DNA window encodes the following:
- the lysS gene encoding lysine--tRNA ligase, translated as MPEDHEQSVVRRKKLQALRARGVHPYPNDFRPDHTAGDLHARCEGLAETALASIGAVRVAGRIVGLRDFGKAGFLHLQDRAGRIQVHARRDRLSEAAFELYRTFDLGDVVGVGGRPFRTRTGELTVEADDVRLLAKALRPLPEKWHGLVDVETRYRQRYVDLVVNADVRRIFRTRTAAVAYLRSFLAARDYVEVETPMMQPMPGGAAARPFVTHHNALDADLYLRIAPELYLKRLVVGGLERVFELSRVFRNEGLSTRHNPEFTMLEFYQAYATYEDLMVLTEEMLSGLAREVTGGTVAEYGGEAIDLAPPWPRRTMVELVAEQAGVPAERLLERDAAAALAARHALAVRPEMTAGHLLGALFEALVEPGLVQPTFVTQFPVELSPLARRNDRDPRFVDRFELIVARQEIANAFSELNDPEDQRARFEEQRRARAAGDLEAHVMDEDYLRALEHGLPPTAGEGIGVDRLVMVLTGATSIREVILFPQLRPEPAT; from the coding sequence ATGCCCGAAGACCACGAGCAGAGCGTGGTCAGGCGGAAGAAGCTGCAAGCGCTGCGGGCGCGGGGAGTGCACCCGTACCCGAACGACTTCCGCCCTGATCACACGGCGGGGGACCTCCATGCCCGCTGCGAGGGGCTCGCGGAAACGGCGCTCGCATCCATCGGGGCGGTGCGCGTCGCGGGGCGCATCGTCGGCCTGCGCGACTTCGGCAAGGCGGGGTTCCTCCACCTCCAGGACCGCGCGGGACGCATCCAGGTCCACGCGCGCCGCGACCGCCTGAGCGAGGCGGCCTTCGAGCTCTACCGGACGTTCGATCTCGGCGACGTGGTCGGCGTCGGCGGCCGGCCGTTCCGCACGCGGACGGGCGAGCTCACCGTCGAGGCCGACGACGTCCGGCTGCTCGCCAAGGCGCTCCGGCCGCTGCCCGAGAAATGGCACGGGCTCGTGGACGTCGAGACCCGCTACCGCCAGCGCTACGTCGACCTCGTCGTCAACGCGGACGTCCGGCGCATCTTCCGGACGCGCACCGCGGCGGTCGCCTACCTGCGGAGCTTCCTCGCCGCGCGCGACTACGTCGAGGTCGAGACGCCGATGATGCAGCCGATGCCGGGCGGCGCCGCGGCCCGGCCGTTCGTCACCCACCACAACGCGCTCGACGCCGACCTCTACCTGCGGATCGCGCCCGAGCTGTACCTGAAGCGGCTCGTCGTCGGCGGGCTCGAGCGGGTCTTCGAGCTGTCGCGCGTCTTCCGCAACGAGGGGCTCTCGACGCGCCACAACCCCGAGTTCACCATGCTCGAGTTCTATCAGGCCTATGCGACGTACGAGGACCTCATGGTCCTCACCGAGGAGATGCTCTCCGGCCTGGCGCGCGAGGTCACGGGCGGGACGGTGGCCGAGTACGGCGGTGAGGCGATCGACCTCGCGCCGCCCTGGCCGCGGCGCACGATGGTCGAGCTGGTCGCGGAGCAGGCCGGCGTCCCGGCCGAACGCCTGCTCGAGCGCGACGCCGCCGCCGCGCTGGCAGCTCGCCACGCCCTTGCCGTGCGCCCCGAGATGACCGCGGGACATCTCCTCGGGGCGCTCTTCGAGGCGCTGGTCGAGCCCGGCCTCGTCCAGCCGACCTTCGTGACGCAGTTTCCCGTCGAGCTGTCGCCGCTCGCGCGCCGCAACGACCGTGATCCGCGCTTCGTCGACCGCTTCGAGCTGATCGTCGCCCGCCAGGAGATCGCCAACGCCTTCTCCGAGCTGAACGACCCCGAGGACCAGCGGGCCCGCTTCGAGGAGCAGCGGCGGGCGCGGGCGGCGGGCGACCTCGAGGCGCACGTCATGGACGAGGACTACCTGCGCGCGCTCGAGCACGGGCTCCCCCCGACGGCGGGCGAGGGCATCGGGGTCGACCGCCTGGTGATGGTGCTCACCGGGGCGACCTCGATCCGCGAGGTGATCCTCTTCCCGCAGCTCCGCCCGGAGCCGGCCACGTGA
- a CDS encoding DUF899 domain-containing protein has protein sequence MAVHPVRFPGESEAYRAARDRLLEKEIELRQGLETVAALRRELPLGGRVKEDYVFEEAKEDQVRSVRLSELFSPGRHSLIVYSYMYGPAAAQPCPMCTCFLDGVNAYVPHLTQRLNLVVVAKSPADRLRLWAARRGWGRLRLLSSATNTYNADYAAETPDGQQLPACNVFTSTDAGIFHFWSAEMLYVPTQGHPRHVDSLWPIWNFFDLTPEGRGTDWLPKLSYD, from the coding sequence ATGGCGGTGCATCCCGTTCGGTTTCCCGGAGAGAGCGAGGCCTACCGCGCCGCGCGCGATCGCCTGCTCGAGAAGGAGATCGAGCTCCGGCAGGGGCTCGAGACGGTCGCGGCGCTGCGCCGCGAGCTGCCCCTCGGCGGCCGGGTCAAGGAGGACTACGTCTTCGAGGAAGCGAAAGAAGACCAGGTGCGGTCGGTGAGACTGTCCGAGCTCTTTTCGCCCGGCAGGCACTCGCTCATCGTGTACAGCTACATGTACGGACCGGCAGCCGCGCAGCCCTGTCCGATGTGCACGTGCTTCCTCGACGGGGTGAACGCCTACGTGCCCCATCTCACACAGCGCCTGAACCTGGTGGTCGTGGCCAAGTCACCTGCCGACCGCCTCCGCCTCTGGGCCGCGCGGCGAGGCTGGGGTCGACTCCGCCTGCTTTCATCGGCGACCAACACCTACAACGCGGACTACGCAGCGGAGACGCCGGACGGCCAGCAGCTGCCCGCCTGCAACGTCTTCACCTCCACGGATGCCGGCATCTTCCACTTCTGGTCGGCCGAGATGCTCTACGTGCCCACGCAGGGCCACCCCCGCCACGTCGACTCGTTGTGGCCGATCTGGAACTTCTTCGACCTGACGCCCGAAGGCCGCGGCACGGACTGGCTGCCGAAGCTGTCCTACGACTGA
- a CDS encoding ABC transporter permease has protein sequence MMSWELFVGLRYLRARRRVFLSLISAISLLGVTIGVATLNIVLAVMTGFEQDLRDKILGFNPHIVVVSYSGPIEGKPGLVERVRAVDGVVAAAPFIYGQAMLTVGRNVSGVVVRGIDPGAAGAVVDVEHHIEQGSLAGLAVPHRVTLPPEEGGGTVELSGLLLGRELARQLGVAPGDVVTVVSPLGTRGPTGMVPRVKRFVLAGLFDSGLYDYDTTLAYMAVPDAQRFFDLHDGITGIEVRVRDIYAARGVARAIEAALGGFPYRARDWMEVNRNLFSALKLEKVVYGIVLCLIVVVAAFNILASLTMVVKEKRRDIAILKSMGGSNRSIGRIFILNGAVIGVAGTLLGNLLGLGGCWLLAHYRFVELPKDVFLVTTLPVRMDPINFLVVATVSVGICVVAALSPARRAASLVPVEVIRYE, from the coding sequence ATGATGAGCTGGGAGCTCTTCGTCGGCCTCCGCTACCTCCGTGCCCGCCGGCGCGTGTTCCTCTCGCTCATCTCCGCCATCTCCCTCCTCGGCGTCACGATCGGCGTCGCCACGCTCAACATCGTGCTCGCCGTCATGACCGGCTTCGAGCAGGACCTGCGCGACAAGATCCTCGGCTTCAACCCCCACATCGTGGTGGTCAGCTACAGCGGGCCCATCGAGGGGAAGCCGGGCCTCGTCGAGCGTGTCCGGGCCGTCGACGGCGTCGTGGCGGCGGCGCCGTTCATCTACGGACAGGCGATGCTCACCGTCGGGCGGAACGTGTCGGGCGTCGTCGTCCGCGGCATCGACCCCGGAGCCGCGGGCGCGGTCGTCGACGTGGAGCACCACATCGAGCAAGGGAGCCTCGCGGGCCTCGCCGTGCCGCACCGGGTGACGCTGCCGCCCGAGGAGGGGGGCGGCACCGTCGAGCTGTCCGGTCTGCTGCTCGGCCGCGAGCTCGCGCGCCAGCTCGGGGTGGCGCCGGGCGACGTGGTGACCGTCGTGTCGCCCCTCGGCACGCGCGGCCCGACCGGTATGGTGCCGCGCGTGAAGCGCTTCGTGCTGGCGGGTCTCTTCGACTCCGGCCTCTACGACTACGACACCACGCTCGCCTACATGGCCGTGCCCGACGCGCAGCGTTTCTTCGACCTGCACGACGGCATCACCGGCATCGAGGTCCGCGTGCGCGACATCTATGCGGCCCGGGGCGTGGCGCGGGCGATCGAGGCGGCGCTCGGCGGCTTCCCGTACCGGGCGCGCGACTGGATGGAGGTGAATCGCAACCTCTTCTCCGCCCTCAAGCTGGAGAAGGTCGTGTACGGCATCGTGCTCTGCCTGATCGTCGTGGTCGCCGCCTTCAACATCCTGGCGAGCCTCACCATGGTGGTGAAGGAGAAGCGTCGCGACATCGCGATCCTCAAGTCGATGGGCGGGTCGAACCGTTCGATCGGCCGCATCTTCATCCTGAACGGCGCCGTCATCGGCGTGGCGGGGACGCTGCTCGGCAACCTCCTCGGCCTCGGCGGCTGCTGGCTGCTCGCGCACTACCGCTTCGTCGAGCTCCCGAAAGACGTCTTTCTGGTGACCACGCTCCCCGTGCGGATGGACCCGATCAACTTCCTCGTGGTGGCGACCGTCTCGGTCGGGATCTGCGTCGTCGCGGCCCTGTCACCCGCGCGGCGGGCGGCGAGCCTGGTCCCGGTCGAGGTGATCCGCTATGAATAG
- a CDS encoding ABC transporter ATP-binding protein, translating into MPGAPLVQAVELEKRYVDGPAVVSVLEGLGLEIEAGERIAIVGESGVGKSTLLHLLGALDRPTGGRVLFDGEDVFAWPEPGLAVFRNREVGFVFQFHHLLPDFTALENVMLPALIAGEALREARARAAALLERVGLRERLAHRPGQLSGGEQQRVAVARALVQRPRLLLADEPTGNLDPATGEGVQQLLIELNREHGSSLVVATHNARLAAAMGRTLRLAGGRLREEHAPPLTRIGGVGGAS; encoded by the coding sequence ATGCCAGGCGCGCCCCTCGTCCAGGCGGTCGAGCTCGAGAAGCGCTACGTGGACGGGCCAGCGGTGGTGTCGGTGCTCGAGGGCCTCGGCCTCGAGATCGAGGCCGGCGAGCGCATCGCGATCGTCGGCGAGTCCGGCGTCGGCAAGAGCACGCTCCTCCACCTGCTCGGCGCGCTCGACCGTCCCACCGGCGGCCGCGTCCTCTTCGACGGCGAGGACGTGTTCGCCTGGCCCGAGCCGGGGCTGGCCGTGTTCCGCAACCGGGAGGTGGGGTTCGTCTTCCAGTTCCATCACCTGCTGCCCGATTTCACGGCGCTCGAGAACGTCATGCTGCCGGCGCTGATCGCCGGCGAGGCCTTGCGCGAGGCGCGCGCGCGGGCGGCGGCGCTGCTCGAGCGGGTGGGACTCCGCGAGCGGCTGGCGCATCGGCCCGGGCAGCTCTCGGGCGGCGAGCAGCAGCGCGTCGCCGTCGCCCGGGCGCTCGTGCAGCGGCCGCGCCTCCTGCTGGCCGACGAGCCGACGGGGAACCTCGACCCCGCGACCGGCGAGGGCGTCCAGCAGCTGCTGATCGAGCTCAACCGGGAGCACGGCTCGTCCCTGGTGGTGGCGACGCACAACGCCCGCCTCGCCGCCGCCATGGGTCGCACGCTGCGGCTCGCCGGAGGCCGGCTGCGCGAGGAACACGCGCCGCCGCTCACCCGCATCGGCGGCGTGGGAGGAGCGTCGTGA